A window from Leptothermofonsia sichuanensis E412 encodes these proteins:
- a CDS encoding AAA family ATPase, which yields MLTRLKVSGFKNLVDVDVRFGPFTCVAGANGVGKSNLFDAIRFLSALADMPLIQAALSVRDQEGKTGDIRSLFHRVGSNYVNEMSFEAEMIVPAEGLDDLGQTAKASITFLRYSLKLAYREDDNLLSLGSLELLKEELTHINLRDANKNLLFRPSTNWLKSALKGRRTSSFISTEEKEGQRVIKLHQDNRKGKPLSRLAGSLPRTVLSVANSAESPTALLARREMQSWQLLQLEPSALRQPDEFTAPSKLEPNGSHLAATLYHLARLSKSSNGKANDDSVKQVYAQVANRLAQLINDVDSVWIDRDDRRELLTLTVTGRDGTSHPARALSDGTLRFLALAVLELDPQTQGLLCLEEPENGIHPERIPKILQLLQDISTDINEPIGTDNPLRQVIVNTHSPSVVQQVPEDSLLVAELKESIRSGQRFKRVCFGCLPGTWRHQNSSEPEKIITVSKGQLLAYLNPVPTEDLETNGNRCYSDEQQPKQLRSKSRRVRDRDDLQLLLPGFSHESL from the coding sequence ATGCTGACCCGACTAAAAGTTTCTGGCTTTAAAAACCTGGTGGATGTGGATGTGCGATTTGGACCCTTTACCTGTGTTGCAGGGGCAAATGGTGTTGGTAAATCCAATCTCTTTGATGCAATCCGGTTTTTGAGCGCCTTAGCTGATATGCCCTTGATCCAGGCTGCCCTATCCGTAAGGGATCAGGAAGGTAAAACAGGTGATATTCGCAGCCTATTTCATCGGGTAGGCAGTAATTATGTAAATGAGATGTCCTTTGAAGCAGAAATGATTGTGCCCGCTGAAGGGCTAGATGATTTAGGTCAAACAGCTAAAGCCAGTATTACCTTTCTTCGCTACTCACTTAAACTGGCCTATCGAGAAGATGACAATCTATTGTCTCTAGGATCTTTAGAACTATTAAAAGAAGAGTTAACTCACATCAATTTAAGAGACGCGAATAAAAACTTACTGTTCAGACCGAGTACTAACTGGCTTAAGTCCGCATTGAAAGGACGACGAACCTCTTCATTTATTTCAACCGAGGAGAAAGAAGGGCAGCGAGTGATTAAACTCCATCAGGACAATCGAAAAGGTAAACCGTTGTCTCGATTGGCGGGAAGTCTTCCTAGAACTGTTTTGTCTGTGGCAAATTCCGCTGAAAGTCCTACAGCCCTGCTTGCTCGCCGTGAGATGCAATCCTGGCAACTCTTGCAGTTAGAACCCTCCGCTTTACGTCAGCCTGATGAGTTCACGGCTCCCAGCAAATTAGAGCCAAACGGTTCTCATCTCGCTGCTACACTTTATCACCTGGCTCGATTAAGCAAATCTTCCAACGGGAAGGCAAACGACGATTCTGTTAAACAGGTATATGCTCAGGTCGCTAACCGTCTAGCACAGCTTATTAACGACGTGGACAGTGTTTGGATTGACCGAGATGATCGGCGTGAACTTCTCACCCTCACTGTAACAGGTCGAGATGGCACCTCTCACCCCGCACGGGCACTTTCAGATGGAACATTGCGGTTTCTTGCCTTAGCTGTTCTGGAACTCGATCCTCAAACTCAAGGGTTACTTTGCCTGGAAGAACCTGAAAATGGCATTCACCCAGAGCGGATCCCTAAAATCCTTCAACTTCTGCAAGATATTTCTACAGATATCAATGAGCCTATCGGAACAGATAATCCTTTACGCCAAGTGATTGTCAATACTCACTCTCCCTCTGTCGTCCAGCAGGTTCCCGAAGATAGTCTTTTAGTCGCTGAACTCAAGGAGTCTATACGATCCGGGCAACGATTTAAACGAGTTTGTTTTGGTTGTCTACCAGGCACCTGGCGGCACCAGAATAGCTCAGAACCAGAAAAAATTATAACGGTCTCTAAAGGACAACTTCTCGCTTACTTAAATCCAGTTCCTACAGAGGATTTAGAGACCAATGGAAATAGGTGCTACTCGGATGAACAGCAACCTAAACAGTTACGATCCAAAAGCCGTCGAGTCAGGGACAGGGATGACCTTCAACTATTGCTTCCAGGGTTTTCCCACGAATCACTATGA
- a CDS encoding transposase has protein sequence MLNIQRALENDRLLRALTGLNRQAFDELCEVFGHVYQETLQSDFKPRKRARGGGRKARLQSVESKLFFILFYFKCYPRFDVLSFLFDLERGRANRWMHRLQAILETALGKKMVLPERKLESMEQFLDRFPAVKEVILDGTERPVQRPKDAEKQKEYYSGKKKRHTGKHITGSTRKKRVILLTKASGGKMHDKRQLDAADLVGKIPDEVSVEGDLGFQGLQNEFVNIHLPHKKPRGKELSAAQKQENKTFSSQRVVCEHAHAGIKRYGALAAIYRNRVPDFDDHLMLTAAGLWNFYLEAAYSRY, from the coding sequence ATGCTCAACATTCAACGGGCTTTAGAGAATGACCGTCTGTTGAGGGCGTTGACTGGACTGAATCGCCAAGCGTTTGACGAGTTGTGCGAAGTCTTTGGTCACGTCTATCAAGAGACACTCCAAAGCGATTTCAAGCCACGCAAACGCGCTAGAGGCGGAGGGAGGAAAGCTCGGTTGCAGAGTGTGGAGTCCAAATTATTCTTCATCTTGTTCTATTTCAAGTGTTACCCGAGGTTTGATGTTTTAAGCTTCTTGTTTGACTTAGAACGGGGACGAGCCAATCGGTGGATGCACCGTCTACAGGCGATTTTGGAAACAGCACTGGGCAAAAAGATGGTGTTGCCCGAGCGTAAACTGGAAAGTATGGAGCAGTTTCTAGACCGATTTCCAGCAGTCAAGGAGGTGATCTTGGATGGCACAGAACGTCCAGTGCAACGTCCTAAAGATGCCGAGAAACAGAAGGAATACTACTCTGGCAAGAAAAAGCGGCATACAGGCAAACACATCACGGGCAGCACGCGAAAAAAGCGTGTGATTCTCCTCACAAAAGCCAGCGGTGGGAAGATGCATGATAAGCGGCAACTTGATGCAGCAGACCTAGTGGGTAAGATTCCTGATGAAGTCAGTGTTGAAGGTGATCTCGGCTTTCAAGGATTGCAAAACGAGTTTGTTAACATCCATCTGCCCCACAAAAAGCCGAGAGGCAAAGAGTTGAGCGCAGCCCAAAAGCAAGAAAACAAAACATTCAGCAGTCAACGAGTAGTCTGTGAACATGCCCACGCAGGCATAAAACGTTATGGCGCGCTAGCGGCAATCTACCGGAATCGTGTGCCTGACTTCGATGACCACCTTATGCTCACGGCAGCTGGCTTATGGAACTTCTACTTGGAAGCTGCTTACAGCCGTTATTGA
- a CDS encoding DEAD/DEAH box helicase, with protein MKILHGTWIPETGGEFIQNGAFYLWVETTEQKKFRKDKQRHPRQLLQEELAALLKDELGIQPPNYRQWEDLISPRHFLLPSVDNQPLPSLELSRYLEEEIPETFEWQYWQVDCYKTMTSAKTSTYTAAQVNNVISLLNDLHFIALNNLAEVQLGADLLFWFHYTQALKRIIYKDQYIPALKYRELELDSKKKAGTKQKSAEKTCEVEAEVLPEGQRNYVPETRRSRSTAKRYSRRSQPARMPESRAVVTRAESKSTTGKFEIYPGWEFIGEEYEDIIQEYLSYMPLICVAGFAEPKETPEFYDRATLLRHFSESILTDIVSHTYTTQAFEKNIDGSLLSACLKSPHSPSLISLDQFKQWQAWRDRIVRTQTDLPFHLYFHLQDPAKAEDPWLLQFQVAPKSDPSLRVALDDYWQMRPKQKQQVQKQMGESFEQNLLMNLGYAARIYPRLWSGLETDQPAHIQLDLDSAFGFLKESAWVLENAGYKVIVPAWYTPQGRQRAKVRLRAKGKSLTGGEDKAKKYFSFKTLVQYQYELAIGGEPVSEQEWNQLVNAKTPLVKFRGQWMELDQDKMKQMLEFWKTQQQDNPELSLLDFLKLTASSDDTLELEYDRNSNLAEMMAKLSDKSHLEPVENPKNLQGNLREYQKRGVSWLQYLEQLGLNGCLADDMGLGKTVQVIARLLQEREQAKKSGIKNLPPTLLIAPTSVVGNWFHELAKFAPDLKAIVHHGNQRAKDAKEFKQACREHDVLITSFALARKDARLLGDVNWHRVVLDEAQNIKNPKAGLTRSILTLPSTHRLALTGTPIENRLLDLWSIFNFLNPGYLGNQTQFRRNFELPIQKNNSPQQSAILKKLVEPFILRRVKTDQSIIKDLPDKVEQKLFCNLTKEQASLYEAVVKDVGKQIQGTGGIQRKGLILATLTKLKQICNHPMQFLQDGSDFTPERSHKLTRLTEMVEEVIDEGESLLIFTQFNELGSALEKYLRQTCHYNTYYLHGGTSRKKREQMIEEFQDPESEPSIFVLSLKAGGVGITLTRANHVFHFDRWWNPAVEDQATDRAFRIGQKKNVFVHKFVAIGTLEERIDEMIQDKKKLAGAIVGSDESWLTELDNEAFKKLIALNKSAIME; from the coding sequence ATGAAGATTCTTCACGGCACCTGGATTCCTGAAACGGGGGGAGAGTTCATCCAGAATGGGGCATTTTACCTCTGGGTTGAAACAACCGAGCAGAAGAAATTTCGCAAGGACAAGCAGCGGCATCCCCGCCAATTGCTCCAGGAGGAGCTGGCAGCTCTGCTAAAGGACGAACTGGGGATTCAGCCCCCCAACTACCGTCAATGGGAAGACCTGATTTCACCGCGCCACTTCCTGCTGCCCAGTGTAGACAATCAACCCCTCCCCTCCCTGGAGCTTTCCCGTTACCTGGAAGAGGAGATACCAGAGACATTTGAGTGGCAGTACTGGCAGGTGGACTGTTATAAAACGATGACTTCTGCCAAAACGAGCACTTACACGGCTGCTCAGGTCAACAACGTCATCAGCTTGCTGAATGATCTGCATTTCATTGCCCTCAACAACCTGGCAGAAGTGCAACTGGGGGCTGATCTGCTGTTCTGGTTTCATTACACCCAGGCACTTAAACGGATTATTTATAAAGATCAGTACATTCCAGCCCTGAAATATCGAGAACTGGAGCTTGATTCAAAGAAAAAAGCTGGCACGAAACAGAAATCTGCTGAGAAAACCTGTGAAGTTGAGGCTGAGGTGTTGCCAGAGGGGCAACGCAACTATGTACCTGAAACTCGAAGAAGCCGGTCAACAGCAAAACGATACTCTCGTCGATCGCAACCTGCCCGAATGCCTGAGTCCCGCGCCGTGGTGACACGAGCAGAGTCCAAATCGACAACCGGAAAATTTGAGATTTATCCAGGCTGGGAATTCATTGGCGAAGAATATGAAGACATTATTCAGGAATACCTTTCGTATATGCCACTCATTTGTGTGGCAGGATTTGCAGAACCAAAAGAAACACCCGAATTTTACGATCGCGCAACTCTACTCCGCCATTTTTCAGAATCAATTTTGACTGATATTGTGAGCCATACTTACACCACCCAGGCATTTGAAAAAAATATTGATGGCTCTCTTCTCAGTGCCTGTTTAAAGTCCCCTCATTCACCATCGCTGATTAGTTTAGATCAGTTCAAACAATGGCAGGCATGGCGCGATCGCATCGTTCGCACTCAGACCGATCTGCCCTTCCACCTTTACTTTCATTTGCAAGACCCCGCCAAAGCAGAAGACCCCTGGTTGCTCCAGTTTCAGGTTGCCCCCAAAAGTGACCCTTCCCTGCGCGTGGCACTGGATGATTACTGGCAGATGCGTCCGAAGCAGAAACAGCAGGTCCAAAAGCAGATGGGAGAGAGTTTTGAGCAAAATCTACTGATGAACCTGGGCTATGCTGCCCGTATCTATCCCCGTCTCTGGAGTGGGTTGGAAACCGATCAACCAGCTCATATCCAGTTGGATCTGGATAGTGCCTTTGGATTCCTGAAAGAGTCTGCCTGGGTGCTGGAAAATGCAGGCTATAAGGTGATTGTGCCTGCCTGGTACACCCCTCAAGGACGGCAGCGAGCAAAGGTGCGTCTGCGGGCAAAGGGCAAATCCCTCACAGGCGGGGAAGACAAAGCCAAGAAATACTTTTCCTTTAAAACCCTGGTGCAGTACCAGTATGAACTGGCGATCGGAGGCGAACCTGTCAGCGAGCAGGAATGGAACCAACTGGTCAACGCCAAAACGCCGCTGGTCAAGTTCCGGGGGCAGTGGATGGAACTGGATCAGGACAAAATGAAGCAGATGCTGGAGTTCTGGAAAACCCAGCAGCAGGACAATCCAGAACTGAGCTTGCTGGACTTCCTCAAACTCACTGCCAGCAGTGATGACACCCTGGAACTGGAATATGACCGCAACAGTAACCTGGCAGAGATGATGGCGAAACTGAGTGATAAGAGCCATCTGGAACCTGTGGAAAATCCCAAAAATCTGCAAGGCAACCTGCGGGAATACCAGAAGCGGGGTGTTTCCTGGCTGCAATATCTGGAGCAACTGGGACTCAACGGCTGTCTCGCTGACGATATGGGTCTGGGCAAAACCGTCCAGGTAATCGCCCGACTGCTTCAGGAACGGGAACAGGCAAAGAAAAGCGGCATTAAAAACCTGCCACCCACGCTCCTGATTGCTCCCACCTCCGTCGTCGGGAACTGGTTCCATGAACTGGCAAAATTTGCCCCCGACTTGAAAGCGATCGTGCATCACGGCAACCAGCGGGCAAAGGATGCCAAAGAATTCAAACAAGCCTGCCGGGAACATGATGTGCTGATCACCTCCTTTGCCCTGGCACGTAAGGATGCCAGGCTGTTGGGAGATGTGAACTGGCACCGGGTTGTGCTGGATGAAGCGCAGAACATCAAAAATCCTAAAGCCGGACTGACCAGATCCATTCTCACCCTTCCTTCGACTCACCGACTGGCACTGACCGGCACCCCGATCGAAAATCGCCTGCTGGATCTGTGGTCAATTTTCAACTTTCTTAATCCCGGCTATCTGGGGAATCAAACCCAGTTTCGCCGCAATTTTGAACTGCCGATTCAGAAGAATAACAGTCCTCAGCAGTCCGCGATCTTGAAAAAGCTGGTGGAACCCTTCATTCTACGGCGGGTGAAAACCGATCAGTCGATTATCAAAGACCTGCCCGATAAGGTAGAGCAAAAGCTGTTCTGTAACCTGACCAAAGAGCAGGCATCGCTCTATGAAGCCGTGGTCAAAGATGTGGGGAAACAAATTCAGGGAACGGGAGGGATTCAGCGCAAAGGTTTAATTCTCGCAACGCTAACGAAGTTGAAACAGATTTGCAATCATCCGATGCAATTTCTGCAAGATGGGAGCGACTTTACACCAGAGCGATCGCACAAACTCACCCGCCTCACCGAAATGGTAGAAGAGGTAATAGATGAGGGGGAAAGTTTACTCATTTTTACCCAATTCAATGAACTCGGTTCCGCCCTGGAAAAATACCTGCGCCAGACCTGCCATTACAACACCTATTATCTACACGGTGGCACCTCCCGTAAAAAACGGGAACAGATGATCGAGGAATTTCAAGACCCGGAATCAGAACCCTCCATCTTTGTCCTCTCCCTCAAAGCCGGAGGTGTTGGCATTACCCTGACCAGAGCCAACCATGTGTTTCACTTCGATCGCTGGTGGAATCCCGCTGTAGAGGATCAGGCAACCGATCGCGCCTTCCGGATTGGACAGAAGAAAAATGTCTTTGTGCACAAGTTTGTCGCCATCGGCACCCTGGAAGAACGCATTGACGAAATGATTCAGGACAAGAAAAAACTGGCAGGGGCGATCGTCGGTTCCGATGAGTCCTGGCTCACCGAACTGGACAACGAAGCCTTCAAAAAGTTAATTGCTCTCAACAAAAGCGCCATCATGGAATGA
- the murA gene encoding UDP-N-acetylglucosamine 1-carboxyvinyltransferase: MEDRPITLSSTLPNTPASPEESNSVLHIWGGSPLSGHVTVSGAKNSALVIMAGALLCPQECRIRNVPFLVDVSRMGEIIASLGVRLERQADSLTMDASHIAQSKAPYELVSQLRASFFIIGPLLARLGVARIPLPGGCAIGARPVDLHVRGLQAMGADVQIDHGMVYANVRGAARRLQGARIYLDYPSVGATETLMMAATLADGETILENAAQEPEVVDLANFCRAMGARIRGAGTNTIVISGVPSLHTADYAIIPDRVEAGTFLVAGAITRSEISLAPVVPDHLTAVIAKLQAMGVQILMEGPNRLRVVSAQRPIATDIETLPYPGFPTDMQAQFMALLTLSEGDSVITETVFENRLRHVAELSRMGADIRVKGNHAIVRGVPLLSGAPVVATDLRASAALVLAGLAAQGQTTIQGLHHLDRGYENLDLKLQKLGARMLRTSGSADVDKVLTPH; this comes from the coding sequence TTGGAGGACAGACCAATTACTCTCTCATCGACCCTACCCAATACTCCTGCTTCCCCAGAAGAAAGCAATTCCGTTTTACACATCTGGGGCGGTTCCCCTCTGAGCGGGCACGTTACCGTCAGTGGAGCCAAGAACTCGGCTCTGGTCATCATGGCTGGGGCGCTACTTTGCCCGCAGGAGTGTCGAATCCGCAATGTTCCTTTCCTGGTAGATGTATCTCGCATGGGCGAGATCATTGCCTCCTTAGGCGTCAGGCTGGAGCGCCAGGCAGACAGTCTGACAATGGATGCTTCCCATATTGCTCAGTCCAAAGCCCCCTATGAGCTGGTCAGTCAGTTGCGTGCCAGCTTTTTCATTATTGGCCCTTTGCTGGCCCGGTTGGGCGTTGCCAGAATCCCATTGCCTGGAGGATGCGCAATTGGTGCCCGTCCAGTTGACTTGCATGTTCGTGGGTTGCAGGCAATGGGAGCCGATGTGCAGATTGATCATGGCATGGTCTATGCCAATGTTCGGGGGGCTGCCAGGCGACTCCAGGGAGCGCGGATTTACCTCGACTATCCCAGCGTTGGGGCGACCGAAACGTTGATGATGGCAGCAACCCTCGCTGATGGCGAGACAATTCTTGAAAATGCCGCGCAGGAACCAGAAGTCGTCGATCTGGCAAACTTCTGCCGGGCGATGGGTGCCAGAATTCGTGGTGCAGGCACCAATACGATTGTGATTTCTGGGGTACCCAGCTTGCATACGGCTGATTACGCCATCATTCCCGATCGCGTCGAAGCCGGGACGTTTCTGGTTGCTGGAGCCATCACTCGCTCGGAAATTAGCCTGGCTCCAGTGGTGCCTGATCATCTCACTGCGGTGATTGCAAAACTTCAGGCAATGGGGGTTCAGATTTTGATGGAAGGACCGAATCGACTTCGGGTTGTTTCCGCTCAGCGCCCTATCGCAACAGACATTGAAACCCTTCCCTATCCAGGCTTTCCAACGGATATGCAGGCTCAGTTCATGGCCCTGTTGACCCTCAGCGAAGGCGACAGTGTGATTACCGAAACCGTGTTTGAGAATCGTCTACGGCATGTCGCGGAACTCAGTCGCATGGGGGCAGATATCCGGGTGAAGGGGAACCATGCGATTGTGCGGGGGGTTCCTCTGCTGTCTGGTGCACCCGTGGTGGCAACAGATTTGCGGGCTTCAGCCGCTCTTGTACTGGCAGGGCTGGCGGCACAGGGGCAAACAACCATTCAGGGCTTACATCACCTTGACCGTGGTTATGAAAACCTGGACCTGAAGCTGCAAAAGCTGGGTGCCCGAATGTTGCGAACCTCAGGCAGTGCTGATGTGGACAAAGTCCTCACCCCTCACTAA
- a CDS encoding IS630 family transposase yields MRFAYRLWSFTIDPRNLVFIDETGIHLAMTRLSGRAPIGERLYDTEAPGDGGKNISLIGGMSIDGLIASMSIVGSVNTDVFLFYIQEILIPQLWVGAIVLMDNLPVHHASVVQAAIESVGAKVVFLPPYSPDLSPIELCWSKLKQLLRSAKARTQEALDQALTRIINECISADDALGWFNHCGLFI; encoded by the coding sequence TTGCGGTTTGCTTATCGCCTGTGGAGTTTTACAATCGACCCGCGCAACTTGGTTTTCATTGATGAAACGGGCATCCATCTGGCAATGACTCGTTTGTCTGGTCGTGCCCCCATCGGTGAACGCTTGTATGACACTGAGGCTCCTGGCGATGGGGGCAAGAATATCTCGTTGATTGGTGGCATGAGTATTGATGGGTTGATTGCTAGCATGAGTATTGTTGGCAGTGTCAATACTGACGTGTTCTTGTTCTACATCCAGGAGATTCTGATTCCGCAATTGTGGGTAGGGGCGATCGTGCTGATGGATAATCTACCCGTGCATCATGCTTCAGTCGTGCAAGCGGCAATTGAATCGGTTGGAGCCAAGGTTGTGTTTCTGCCGCCTTATTCCCCAGACCTTTCACCGATTGAACTATGTTGGTCAAAACTCAAGCAGCTCCTGCGTTCAGCCAAGGCTCGAACGCAGGAAGCGCTCGACCAAGCTTTAACCAGGATTATCAACGAGTGTATTTCTGCTGACGATGCCCTTGGCTGGTTCAATCACTGTGGCTTATTCATCTGA
- a CDS encoding helix-turn-helix domain-containing protein produces the protein MPAPLSVDLRQRIMAAYEAQEGSQRQLAERFKVSLSFIRDLRRHYCETGTVEPKAHGGGAIAKLGKEQLPIVEALVTAQPDALLKELCERFAQQSGVEVSISTMQQAVSKLKLSVKKNTDCLPARYSKGEGFAVCLSPVEFYNRPAQLGFH, from the coding sequence ATGCCCGCCCCTCTGTCAGTTGATCTACGGCAACGAATCATGGCAGCCTATGAAGCTCAAGAAGGATCACAACGGCAACTGGCAGAGCGCTTCAAGGTGAGCTTATCGTTCATTCGAGATCTAAGGCGACACTATTGTGAGACAGGCACCGTGGAGCCTAAAGCGCACGGAGGAGGAGCCATTGCCAAGTTGGGCAAAGAGCAGTTGCCCATCGTTGAAGCCCTAGTCACGGCTCAACCGGATGCCCTACTCAAGGAGTTGTGTGAACGCTTTGCCCAACAAAGTGGAGTGGAGGTGAGTATATCAACCATGCAACAGGCTGTGTCTAAGCTCAAGCTCAGCGTCAAAAAAAACACTGATTGCCTCCCAGCAAGATACTCAAAGGGTGAAGGATTTGCGGTTTGCTTATCGCCTGTGGAGTTTTACAATCGACCCGCGCAACTTGGTTTTCATTGA
- a CDS encoding ABC transporter ATP-binding protein, with amino-acid sequence MTTITHQETLIAVEQVHKSFPLPEGKGEFPVLHNINLTVKSGEVVALLGRSGSGKSTLLRIMAGLLPPSQGQVISRGKRLQGANNDVAMVFQSFALLPWLTVQENVELGLEARGVQREERRQRALKAIDLVGLDGFESAYPKELSGGMRQRVGFARAFVIQPQVLFMDEPFSALDVLTAENLRGEIDDLWNAGTFPSKSIVIVTHNIEEAVFLADRVVILGANPGRIRGEVIISLPRSHDRSSKRFEALVDYIYTVMTNPEAEVTGVAVAAPKAAFEVRQSPYAQALPHVRVGGISGLLELIVDQPEGKDDIPRLAERLQLEVDDLLPILDAAVLLGFAEVSQGDVKLTEIGHDFATTTILRSKDLFRQQALKNVPVLSSMVQTLREKRNQSMRADFFLDLLDEHFPHEEAERQFATAVDWGRYAELFEYDAGEERLYLPEPVGVGENAGDGE; translated from the coding sequence ATGACAACCATCACCCATCAGGAAACATTGATTGCTGTTGAGCAGGTACATAAGAGTTTTCCACTGCCGGAAGGAAAGGGAGAATTCCCTGTCCTGCACAACATCAACCTGACTGTGAAATCAGGAGAAGTGGTGGCGCTGTTGGGACGTAGTGGCAGCGGCAAAAGCACACTCCTGCGGATTATGGCGGGGTTGTTACCCCCCAGCCAGGGGCAGGTGATTAGCCGCGGCAAGCGGTTGCAGGGAGCAAATAATGATGTGGCAATGGTCTTCCAGAGTTTTGCCCTGTTACCCTGGCTGACCGTACAGGAGAATGTTGAGCTCGGGTTAGAGGCACGCGGGGTCCAGCGCGAAGAACGCCGGCAACGGGCACTCAAAGCGATCGACCTGGTGGGTTTAGACGGGTTTGAAAGTGCTTATCCCAAAGAGCTATCGGGGGGGATGCGACAACGGGTTGGGTTTGCCCGTGCCTTTGTGATTCAGCCCCAGGTGCTGTTTATGGATGAACCCTTTAGCGCCCTGGATGTGCTGACAGCAGAGAACCTGCGGGGTGAAATTGATGACCTCTGGAACGCAGGCACGTTTCCCTCTAAAAGTATTGTGATTGTCACCCATAATATTGAAGAAGCTGTCTTTCTGGCAGATCGCGTCGTTATTCTGGGTGCCAATCCGGGGCGGATTCGGGGAGAAGTCATCATCAGCCTGCCGCGATCCCATGACCGTTCCAGCAAGCGCTTCGAAGCGTTAGTGGATTATATTTACACGGTGATGACCAACCCTGAAGCGGAAGTAACAGGTGTAGCTGTAGCCGCTCCAAAGGCGGCATTCGAAGTCCGGCAATCACCCTATGCCCAGGCTCTACCCCATGTGCGTGTGGGAGGGATTAGTGGTCTGCTGGAGCTAATCGTTGATCAACCCGAAGGTAAGGATGACATTCCCCGACTGGCAGAACGACTTCAACTGGAAGTAGATGATTTGCTACCTATTCTGGATGCGGCTGTGTTGCTTGGTTTTGCAGAAGTGTCCCAGGGTGATGTTAAATTGACTGAGATTGGTCACGACTTTGCAACGACTACAATTCTGCGCAGTAAAGATCTATTCCGGCAGCAAGCCCTGAAGAACGTTCCCGTCCTGAGCAGCATGGTGCAAACATTACGGGAAAAGCGCAACCAGTCGATGCGAGCAGATTTCTTTCTGGATTTACTGGATGAGCACTTTCCCCATGAAGAAGCCGAACGTCAGTTTGCCACAGCCGTTGACTGGGGACGTTATGCAGAATTGTTTGAATACGATGCCGGGGAAGAACGGCTTTACCTGCCAGAGCCTGTTGGAGTTGGGGAGAATGCGGGCGATGGAGAGTAG
- a CDS encoding DUF4276 family protein, translating into MREIRYTLLADGSSDRALLPILTWLLQTHLPTYATQAQWADLRRLNQAMKKTPARRIQTSLDLYPCDLLFIHRDAEKESRQKRVEEIYQALEQVKDFVSVPVTCVIPVRMTEAWLLFHEVAIRRAASNPNGRTLLEVPVLKSLEEIPDPKQLLYGLLRQASELSSRRLKKFRESERVHRIAELIDDFSPLRQLNAFTALEQELKTVIEEQRWL; encoded by the coding sequence ATGAGAGAAATACGTTACACCTTACTCGCCGATGGTAGTTCAGATAGAGCGCTCCTGCCGATTTTAACCTGGCTCCTGCAAACCCATCTTCCAACTTATGCAACTCAAGCCCAATGGGCAGATCTCCGACGTTTAAACCAAGCCATGAAAAAAACGCCTGCCAGGAGAATTCAAACCAGTCTGGACCTCTACCCATGTGATTTATTGTTCATTCACCGTGATGCCGAAAAGGAATCACGGCAAAAGCGCGTAGAGGAAATTTATCAGGCTCTAGAACAGGTTAAGGATTTCGTTTCTGTTCCAGTGACTTGTGTCATTCCTGTCCGTATGACAGAAGCATGGTTACTTTTTCATGAAGTTGCCATCCGTCGTGCAGCGTCCAATCCCAATGGAAGAACCCTTTTAGAAGTTCCAGTACTTAAAAGCCTTGAAGAGATTCCCGATCCTAAACAACTGCTTTACGGGCTTCTACGTCAAGCTAGTGAACTTTCCTCCAGGCGATTGAAGAAATTTAGGGAAAGTGAACGGGTTCATCGGATTGCAGAACTCATTGACGACTTTTCTCCACTTCGTCAGTTAAATGCTTTTACAGCGTTAGAACAGGAACTTAAAACCGTTATTGAGGAGCAGAGGTGGTTGTAA